The following coding sequences are from one Ammoniphilus sp. CFH 90114 window:
- a CDS encoding ABC transporter ATP-binding protein codes for MSLKLENVSKMFGGLAALSDISFEVKKGEIFGLIGPNGAGKTTLFNVITAIFPPTQGTITFEGKPISSWKAHQIAELGITRTFQNIKLFSHLSALDNVMVGAHCRTKSGVWGSVLKTKSQRQEEKATKEKAFRLLEVVGLKGYEETIAENLAYGQQRRLEIARALATDPKLILLDEPAAGMNESETDDLFHLIKRIQSMDITVVLIEHDMKLVMNICDRLTVINFGKKIAEGKPEEVQNNPEVIEAYLGKEEDEEVC; via the coding sequence ATGAGCTTAAAGCTTGAGAACGTGAGTAAAATGTTTGGCGGTCTAGCTGCTCTTTCCGATATTAGCTTCGAAGTAAAGAAAGGAGAAATATTCGGGCTCATTGGTCCGAATGGGGCAGGGAAGACCACTTTGTTTAACGTCATTACGGCGATTTTCCCGCCCACTCAGGGAACAATCACATTCGAGGGAAAGCCGATTAGCAGTTGGAAAGCTCATCAGATTGCTGAATTAGGCATTACTCGTACCTTTCAGAATATCAAGTTATTTAGCCATTTGTCTGCCTTAGACAATGTGATGGTAGGGGCGCATTGTCGAACGAAGTCCGGAGTTTGGGGAAGTGTCTTGAAGACCAAGTCACAACGACAAGAAGAAAAAGCAACGAAAGAAAAAGCATTCCGCCTTCTTGAGGTAGTTGGACTTAAAGGGTACGAAGAAACGATTGCGGAAAATCTGGCCTATGGTCAACAGCGTCGCTTAGAGATTGCCCGTGCACTTGCTACGGATCCGAAGTTAATATTGCTGGACGAACCTGCTGCTGGAATGAACGAAAGTGAAACGGATGATTTATTTCACTTGATTAAACGAATTCAATCCATGGATATTACCGTCGTTTTAATTGAGCATGATATGAAACTCGTGATGAACATCTGTGATCGATTAACAGTAATTAACTTTGGGAAAAAGATTGCAGAAGGAAAGCCTGAGGAGGTTCAAAATAATCCAGAAGTTATTGAGGCCTATCTCGGAAAAGAAGAGGATGAAGAAGTATGCTAA